The genomic DNA AGGGTGAACAACGTTGAAACCACTCTTCCCGATAATTAAACCCATTATAATTTCTGCTACTACTACTGGAATAGCATTTAATTTCAATCGGTGTAAGAGAATTGGCGTGAGAAATGCGACAATGATAACGATGACGAGTGATGTCACCGAAGCATGTTGCTCCAAAATAGCACCCCCAATATATATTTATTGAAATTAACAGGAGTTTCCTTCATCCCCCATTAATGTTAGTTGAACAAATCATGTAAAGATTGACACATCATTCAATTAGTATGATCTAAATCATCGTGTCAAATATTGCATAAAAACAGTTGCCATTCCAAAATAAATTAAAATACTAATTAGGTCATTAATTGTAGTTATGAATGGGCCTGACGCTACTGCAGGATCAATGTTGAACTTATGCATTACTAACGGTACAAGTGCACCTGCAAGTGTTGCAACAATTAAAGTTGCAAAAATAGAAATCCCAACGAGAAGTCCTAGATAAACATCATGATGCCATAAATAAACGACGAGAACAACGAGTAAACCGCAAATCGCACCAGTAATAATACCTGTTCCTGCCTCTCGAGCAATTAACTTCATTTTACTTTCATGTTCAGTGTCCCCAGTTGCAATATTTCTTACAGCAACAGCTAATGCCTGTGTACCGGTATTTCCTGCCATTCCTGCAATTAAAGGAATGAACACTGCTAAAATAGCTACCTTATCTAACGTATCCTCAAATCGTCCAATTAAACTTGCTGTCAGCATACCTAAGAATAATAGTATGATAAGCCATGGTAGTCGTTTACGCGCTGCTGAAAAGGGATTACGGTCAACTGTTACCATATCTGAAACGGCAGCAAGCTTAGAATAATCATCCGAAGCCTCTTCATCCATAACATCCATTATATCATCAACTGTGATAATTCCTAATAAATGCTTTTGAAAATCGACAACTGGAAGGGCTAAAAAGTCATAGTCCTTCATCATCTTTGCCACTTCTTCTTGATCTTCACTTACGGATACTGATACAACACGGTCATTCATAACTTCATGAATTTTCAAATCATCATCAGCAATAATTAAGTCACGTAATGAAATAACACCTGCAAGTCGTAAGTCTTCATCAGTAACAAAAATATAATAAATGGTTTCAGCTTCTGGGGCCTCATGCTTCAAATGATTCATTGCTTCTCTAATCGATAAGTTTGCAGGAATATTAACGAACTCTGTCGTCATGATACTACCTGCTGTTTTTTCTTCATAATGAAGAAGTTCTTTAATTTCTTGAGCGGCCTCATCATCCATAATCGTTAAATAGCTTACGACCTGTGACTTATCAAGTTCATTTAATACGTCAACCGCATCATCTGCATACATTTTTGATAACATATCTGCTGCATATGCTGGGTCCATCTCTTCTAATAACTTTTCTTGATCCTCTATATCAAGATTTTCAAACATTTCAGCCATTTCTTCAGGTGATAAATATGCATATAATTGAAAGCGAATTTTACGTCTTTGTTTAATAAAGAACTTTGCACGATCATATGGATGCGCATCTAAAAATTCTTCCCGAAAAGACTGCATATCTTCATTCTCAATAGCTTTTTGAATGTATTCAACGAATTCGTTATCTAAATTCTGATTTGATTCTGGCATCCCATCCACCTCTCATTCACATCAGGATTGTCACAATACCCTTTATCTATTCGAGGTTGTTCAAAAGTCTGAATTATAAAAGTTATATTCGTTCAGCACGCTAACAAACATAATCATTAATGCTGAAAAACATAGAAGGCTTGCCTGTCATTTCAACATAACAGTTGGAATCATTGACATTTATCTTTAGTGTACTTATAGAAACTTATCATAGAATCTTTGAGAGAAAAACTCGGATTTATCTTAGTATAATTAGTGTCAATTTTTTATTGAAGTATAACTGAATCATATTCAAATTGGTGATAACTCTTAATTCTTCATTTTGAACAAACACTTTATCTATTACCTTTAATTACCATTAAATCATTGCATTCTATTTAGATAAAAACCTAATTAATCGTATAAATAATCATTCACTTTGTCAAACAAGAGAAAGAAGGTTTTTACAATTATTTCTCTCATTGTGCCACAATATTAATAAGTGTTCACCAATTTTTTAAACTTGTCTATTAAAACAATTCATCATTATTAACCCCATTCATAAAAAATTAGAATTAAAACACCATTTTAAATGAATAATGGATACTAAACTTTCTCAAAAACTAAAACCATTATCAGCCATAAAGAGGTGACGTCATGTTTGATATTATAGGTGATATTCATGGGTGTAATACCGAATTCATACAGTTAACAAAAGAAATGGGGTACATTTGGGAAAAGAATGTTCCTATCCATCCTGAAGGTCGCATGCTCGTTTTTGTTGGTGACCTTGCAGATCGAGGGCCAAACTCAATTGAAGTAATGGAAACTGTCTGGAGACTTGTAGTTGAACAGAATATGGCTCATTACGTGCCGGGGAATCATTGTGATAAGCTTTATCGCTTCTTCCTCGGAAGAAATGTACAAATTACGCATGGTTTAGAAACAACTGTCGCAGAATATGAAAACCTTTCTAATGATGAACAGCAATTGGTACGTACTCATTTTATGGAATTGTATGAGCAATCTTCACTATATGTACAACTAGATAGCGGAAATCTAGTTGTTGCACACGCTGGCATCAAAGAAGACTACATCGGGAAAAATAGTAAAAAAGTAAAAACATTTGTATTATACGGGGATATCACTGGAGAAAAACATCCTGATGGCTCACCAGTGCGCAGAGATTGGGCACAACACTATCGAGGACAAGCTTGGATTGTCTATGGACATACACCAGTAAAATCACCAAGAAAGGTGAATCATACCTATAATATTGATACTGGAGCTGTGTTCGGAAATAAACTGACAGGATTACGTTATCCTGATATGAAACTATATTCCGTCCCCTCATCAATGCCATACGTTCCTGAGAAATTCCGTTCTTTTGATTAAGGAGAATGAACTACACTCACTAAGCAGCAACAATAATTGTGTATACTCTATATAAGAAAACCGTTCGCTTAATCGTGCGAACGGTTTAATACATCTTTGAAATCAGGTGGCAGTGGTGAACATACTTCCACCTGTTTTTCTAAAAAAGGGTGTATAAAAGTAAGCATAGTGCTATGTAACGCTTGCCTATTTATCTGTTTATCATTACCACCATACAGACTATCTCCTAGAAGAGGATGCCCAAGTGAAGCTAGATGTACTCGAATCTGATGTGTTCTTCCAGTTTCTAGTTTCAAAGATAAAAGTGTGTGACCATCACTTCTATCTTCAACCTTAAAATGAGTAACAGCCCTTTGTCCGTTCGGGTGAACGATTCGTTCTATAATACTACCTTCTTTTCTTGCAATCGGTTCATTGATTGTGCCACTATCAGGAATGATAACCCCCTCAGCAATAGCCGTATACTGTCGATGAATCAAGTTTTCCTGCTGAGCGAGTGAAAACAAGTGATGTGTAAATCGATCTTTTGCAATTAATAGTGCACCACTCGTGTCACGGTCAAGGCGATTTAC from Bacillus solimangrovi includes the following:
- the prpE gene encoding bis(5'-nucleosyl)-tetraphosphatase PrpE, with the protein product MFDIIGDIHGCNTEFIQLTKEMGYIWEKNVPIHPEGRMLVFVGDLADRGPNSIEVMETVWRLVVEQNMAHYVPGNHCDKLYRFFLGRNVQITHGLETTVAEYENLSNDEQQLVRTHFMELYEQSSLYVQLDSGNLVVAHAGIKEDYIGKNSKKVKTFVLYGDITGEKHPDGSPVRRDWAQHYRGQAWIVYGHTPVKSPRKVNHTYNIDTGAVFGNKLTGLRYPDMKLYSVPSSMPYVPEKFRSFD
- a CDS encoding RluA family pseudouridine synthase, whose protein sequence is MLLREFLHKEKRFSRRLLTTTKFSGGGLYVNDQEVTVRYVLQKGDNVTVKLPKEVKGDRMVPEQMALTILYEDEHVLVVDKRPNMSVIPSSDHPNGTLANAILYYYDQIGISNTVHFVNRLDRDTSGALLIAKDRFTHHLFSLAQQENLIHRQYTAIAEGVIIPDSGTINEPIARKEGSIIERIVHPNGQRAVTHFKVEDRSDGHTLLSLKLETGRTHQIRVHLASLGHPLLGDSLYGGNDKQINRQALHSTMLTFIHPFLEKQVEVCSPLPPDFKDVLNRSHD
- the mgtE gene encoding magnesium transporter, with the translated sequence MPESNQNLDNEFVEYIQKAIENEDMQSFREEFLDAHPYDRAKFFIKQRRKIRFQLYAYLSPEEMAEMFENLDIEDQEKLLEEMDPAYAADMLSKMYADDAVDVLNELDKSQVVSYLTIMDDEAAQEIKELLHYEEKTAGSIMTTEFVNIPANLSIREAMNHLKHEAPEAETIYYIFVTDEDLRLAGVISLRDLIIADDDLKIHEVMNDRVVSVSVSEDQEEVAKMMKDYDFLALPVVDFQKHLLGIITVDDIMDVMDEEASDDYSKLAAVSDMVTVDRNPFSAARKRLPWLIILLFLGMLTASLIGRFEDTLDKVAILAVFIPLIAGMAGNTGTQALAVAVRNIATGDTEHESKMKLIAREAGTGIITGAICGLLVVLVVYLWHHDVYLGLLVGISIFATLIVATLAGALVPLVMHKFNIDPAVASGPFITTINDLISILIYFGMATVFMQYLTR